A section of the Streptomyces sp. NBC_01363 genome encodes:
- a CDS encoding alpha/beta fold hydrolase, which produces MEWSEHVVVRDGVRLACRDWGGPGQPIVFLHGLAGHAGEWDVLARRLSSSYRVVAVDQRGHGASECHPQDVSRAAYVADVIAVADQLALQRPVLVGQSLGGHTAMLTAAAHPGLVRALVLIEAGPGGPNPDGPVDIGGWLDSWPTPFSSREAAAALLGGGPVGAGWAAGLEERDGGWWPRFDRGVMVRSVAENAQRSFRHEWGQVACPTLVVLAQSSFIPAQQADEMLRQRPATMAMSIPSVGHDLHLEQPEILHTALLGFLEGLA; this is translated from the coding sequence GTGGAATGGTCTGAACACGTGGTTGTGAGAGACGGCGTCCGGCTTGCCTGCCGGGACTGGGGCGGGCCTGGGCAGCCCATCGTGTTTCTGCACGGCCTGGCTGGTCACGCGGGCGAATGGGACGTGCTGGCACGGAGGTTGAGCTCCAGCTATCGGGTCGTCGCGGTCGACCAGCGCGGGCACGGCGCCAGCGAGTGCCACCCGCAGGACGTCTCCCGCGCCGCCTACGTCGCAGACGTCATCGCCGTTGCCGATCAGCTGGCACTGCAGCGGCCCGTCCTGGTCGGCCAGTCGCTGGGCGGGCACACGGCCATGCTCACCGCCGCTGCACATCCAGGACTCGTCCGCGCGCTCGTGCTCATCGAGGCCGGCCCCGGCGGTCCGAACCCGGACGGCCCCGTGGACATCGGCGGATGGCTCGACTCGTGGCCGACACCGTTCTCCTCACGCGAAGCGGCAGCCGCGCTCCTCGGCGGCGGACCGGTCGGCGCAGGCTGGGCGGCCGGGCTGGAGGAACGCGACGGCGGATGGTGGCCTCGCTTCGACCGGGGCGTGATGGTCCGCTCGGTGGCGGAGAACGCCCAGCGTTCCTTCCGGCACGAGTGGGGGCAGGTCGCGTGCCCCACCCTGGTCGTCCTGGCCCAATCCAGTTTCATCCCTGCGCAGCAAGCAGACGAGATGCTTCGGCAACGACCCGCCACCATGGCCATGAGCATCCCCAGCGTCGGCCACGACCTGCACCTGGAACAGCCCGAAATCCTGCACACCGCGCTCTTGGGTTTCCTCGAGGGCCTCGCCTGA
- a CDS encoding glycoside hydrolase family 108 protein, which translates to MSLTGDDVRSQPTAEAAVRAEGYTGGISDLPLEKAKEIYQSRYWRPLRPDAIAEVSVPVAMKLFDTGVNMGNGTAAKFLQRALNALNRQQADYPDMTVDGAIGPKTVTALVSFMNKRKPQGETVILKALASLQGARYVEIAESREQNEAFVFGWLANRV; encoded by the coding sequence ATGAGCCTGACGGGCGATGACGTGCGGAGCCAGCCGACGGCCGAGGCGGCGGTCAGGGCGGAGGGGTACACGGGTGGGATCTCGGACCTCCCGCTGGAGAAGGCCAAGGAAATCTACCAGAGCCGCTATTGGCGTCCGCTTCGCCCGGATGCCATCGCCGAGGTATCAGTGCCGGTCGCAATGAAACTGTTCGATACCGGCGTCAATATGGGCAACGGAACAGCGGCAAAGTTCCTGCAGCGCGCCCTCAACGCGCTGAACCGGCAGCAGGCCGACTACCCAGACATGACCGTGGACGGTGCTATCGGCCCGAAGACCGTCACGGCACTCGTGAGTTTCATGAACAAGCGAAAGCCGCAGGGCGAAACGGTGATCCTTAAGGCACTTGCCAGCTTGCAGGGTGCGCGATACGTCGAGATCGCCGAATCTCGGGAACAGAACGAGGCTTTTGTCTTCGGCTGGCTGGCGAACCGGGTCTGA
- a CDS encoding GNAT family N-acetyltransferase, which translates to MTRALSTKPVISSGSLASSPQPVLTAFGGLLLRPWEGGDAPGFLSAYRDDEIRRWHTRRPLTETQVQEWFDAYRRDWQRETGGHWAVTRDSGEVLGRIALRGLDFDDGIANVAYWVLPAARCAGVASSALATLTTWALHEIGFHRLELDHSTRNAASCRVAIKTGYLLEGTKRSAAVHEDGRHDMHLHARLLGDEPDGR; encoded by the coding sequence ATGACTCGCGCTCTCTCGACGAAGCCCGTCATTTCCTCCGGCTCCCTCGCCAGTTCCCCTCAGCCTGTGCTCACGGCCTTCGGTGGTCTGCTGCTGCGCCCCTGGGAAGGAGGCGACGCGCCAGGGTTCCTCTCCGCTTATCGTGACGACGAGATCCGTCGCTGGCACACGCGACGGCCCTTGACCGAGACGCAGGTCCAGGAGTGGTTCGACGCCTACCGGCGGGACTGGCAACGAGAAACGGGCGGCCACTGGGCGGTCACCCGGGACAGCGGTGAGGTGCTCGGCCGGATCGCCCTGCGCGGCTTGGACTTCGACGACGGCATCGCCAACGTCGCGTACTGGGTGCTCCCGGCGGCCCGATGCGCCGGAGTGGCCTCCAGTGCCCTCGCCACGCTCACCACCTGGGCCCTGCACGAGATCGGCTTCCACCGCCTGGAGCTGGACCACTCGACACGCAACGCGGCATCCTGCAGAGTCGCCATAAAAACTGGCTACCTCCTGGAAGGCACCAAACGCAGCGCCGCCGTGCATGAGGACGGCCGACACGACATGCACCTGCACGCCCGCCTGCTAGGCGATGAGCCTGACGGGCGATGA
- a CDS encoding LysE family translocator encodes MQWHQVLGFMAAVTPLTLIPGTSFTLVTQRVMAGSRSDGVLVTFGSACGLLVHATLAAVGLSALVMSSAQALTVVKLLGGIYLVWLGVTTWRSARQGIETKERARWRVPWVRLGGFGQGLWSNVLNPKAASVYLTLIPQFLTPSRPIAPQIATLAVAHVAIVLVWLLFWTSVVAAAHTAIDTPWFRRGLSRLAGTVLVSLGVRTAMAR; translated from the coding sequence GTGCAGTGGCATCAGGTACTCGGCTTCATGGCCGCAGTCACACCCCTGACGTTGATTCCCGGGACGAGCTTCACCCTTGTCACACAGCGCGTGATGGCTGGTTCGCGATCTGACGGCGTGCTCGTCACCTTCGGCTCGGCGTGCGGGCTCCTGGTGCACGCAACGCTTGCCGCGGTTGGCCTGTCGGCCCTGGTCATGTCGTCGGCCCAGGCGTTGACAGTGGTGAAGCTCCTGGGTGGCATCTATCTCGTCTGGTTGGGCGTGACCACCTGGCGCTCAGCGCGTCAAGGCATCGAAACTAAGGAACGGGCACGGTGGCGCGTGCCGTGGGTTCGGCTTGGGGGCTTCGGACAGGGGCTGTGGTCCAACGTCCTCAACCCGAAGGCGGCGTCGGTCTATCTCACTCTCATCCCGCAGTTCCTCACGCCCAGCCGCCCCATCGCGCCGCAGATCGCGACGCTCGCGGTCGCGCATGTGGCCATCGTCCTTGTCTGGCTGCTCTTCTGGACGTCCGTGGTCGCCGCTGCGCACACGGCAATCGACACGCCTTGGTTCCGGCGCGGGTTGAGTCGACTGGCCGGAACTGTGCTGGTCTCCCTGGGAGTTCGAACCGCGATGGCTAGATAG
- a CDS encoding flavoprotein, which translates to MTTLYLFGSAAPPVFEVAEVIEDAQARGWDVCLGLTPTAARWLGEQLPELERLTGHPVRSEYKLPGEPDVWPPADAILFAPATFNTVNTWALGLTSSFVVGVVAEGIGKRIPTVTMPCVNTAYVQHPAFDRSVETLRGAGVTVLYGPGGFVPNQPGERHPEGFPWHLALDAVGAIVSPAP; encoded by the coding sequence ATGACGACTCTGTACCTGTTCGGATCTGCCGCCCCGCCCGTCTTCGAGGTTGCCGAGGTCATTGAAGACGCCCAGGCTCGCGGGTGGGATGTGTGTCTCGGGCTGACGCCGACGGCGGCCCGGTGGCTGGGCGAGCAACTCCCAGAGCTGGAGCGGCTGACCGGGCATCCGGTGCGCTCCGAGTACAAGCTGCCTGGGGAACCGGATGTGTGGCCGCCGGCAGATGCGATTCTCTTCGCGCCGGCCACGTTCAACACGGTCAACACCTGGGCCCTTGGTCTGACGTCGTCATTCGTCGTCGGCGTGGTTGCCGAGGGGATCGGGAAGCGGATCCCGACCGTGACGATGCCCTGTGTGAACACCGCCTACGTCCAGCATCCGGCGTTCGACCGATCGGTGGAGACGCTCCGCGGCGCCGGGGTGACGGTGCTGTACGGGCCAGGCGGCTTCGTGCCGAACCAGCCGGGCGAGCGGCACCCCGAGGGCTTCCCGTGGCACCTGGCCCTGGACGCGGTCGGGGCCATTGTCAGTCCCGCCCCGTAG
- a CDS encoding helix-turn-helix domain-containing protein: protein MPRLDDDHTGAGIKEQRKLARLTQRQLADRLPYSYSLLNQVECGAKSATLDFVAAVAQALRIDVTVLTGQPYVTELQQDRLAEHVRPIREALDLYDLGADDAIADRPAEQLIANADDLCAQVRATRLRNAARLLPTTIADLTTAAWRAQSTELWQALASTYRTAHDISVKLGYYDLSSVALDRMDWAAHRASDPCLAAIRQYMRALVYFREGEYTIGQRLVAAGHSIVGAAEQTREAVAVTGQLHLGASVIAARADRQTMVDTHIAEARDCAERTGDASEVHWLSFGPTNVALHKMSAAVEMRQYDEALTQARQITLPTALATSRRAHFLIDKARSEMETGRTEAALSSIIDARHAAPEQTRYHPGARETIKCLAHISRRTPDTLGHMAAWIGL from the coding sequence ATGCCCAGACTGGACGACGACCACACAGGCGCAGGGATCAAAGAGCAACGGAAACTCGCCAGGCTGACACAGCGACAGCTGGCCGACCGGCTCCCGTACTCGTACAGCCTTCTCAACCAAGTCGAATGCGGGGCCAAGTCCGCCACCCTCGACTTCGTCGCGGCTGTGGCCCAGGCCCTTCGGATCGACGTCACCGTGCTGACGGGACAGCCCTACGTGACCGAACTGCAGCAGGACCGCCTTGCCGAACACGTGCGCCCCATCCGGGAAGCGCTGGACCTGTACGACCTGGGGGCCGACGACGCCATCGCTGACAGGCCGGCCGAGCAACTGATCGCTAACGCCGACGATCTGTGCGCCCAGGTGCGGGCAACGCGCCTGCGGAACGCCGCCCGCCTCCTGCCGACCACCATCGCCGATCTCACCACCGCAGCCTGGCGCGCGCAGTCGACGGAGCTGTGGCAGGCCCTCGCCTCGACGTACCGCACCGCCCACGACATCTCGGTGAAGCTCGGCTACTACGACCTCTCCAGTGTCGCCCTCGACCGCATGGACTGGGCAGCCCACCGTGCCTCCGACCCCTGCCTGGCAGCCATCCGCCAGTACATGCGGGCCCTGGTCTACTTCCGGGAGGGTGAGTACACAATCGGGCAGCGCCTCGTCGCCGCTGGCCACAGCATCGTCGGTGCAGCCGAGCAGACCCGGGAGGCAGTGGCCGTCACCGGGCAACTCCACCTCGGAGCGTCCGTCATCGCCGCCCGCGCCGACCGGCAGACCATGGTCGACACCCACATCGCCGAAGCCCGCGACTGTGCAGAGCGGACCGGGGATGCCTCCGAAGTCCACTGGCTCAGCTTCGGCCCGACGAACGTCGCGCTCCACAAGATGTCGGCTGCGGTCGAGATGCGCCAGTACGACGAGGCCCTCACCCAGGCCCGGCAGATCACCCTGCCGACGGCGCTGGCCACATCGCGGCGCGCCCACTTCCTCATCGACAAGGCCCGTTCAGAGATGGAGACCGGCCGCACCGAGGCCGCCCTGAGCAGCATCATCGACGCCCGGCACGCCGCCCCGGAGCAGACGCGCTATCACCCTGGAGCCCGCGAGACCATCAAGTGCCTGGCGCACATCTCGCGCCGCACCCCGGACACCCTCGGACACATGGCCGCCTGGATCGGTCTGTAG
- a CDS encoding DUF6278 family protein — protein sequence MNIPFLGNWRKRHDGARGAGLAAAVAADPDGVAELLAECELLRVRAGQRGLELDDSPASLAALDQLPPRWRDDPEELPWLGNDAGLYLGTVLVRNVPGAAWNIWPSGRPVVRLASGREIDVVEAGLDWAMAGSPELSQVYSESAEG from the coding sequence ATGAACATCCCTTTCTTGGGCAACTGGCGTAAGCGTCACGACGGTGCGCGGGGGGCGGGGCTCGCCGCCGCCGTCGCCGCCGATCCCGATGGCGTGGCCGAGCTCCTCGCCGAGTGCGAGCTGCTGCGTGTCCGGGCGGGGCAGCGCGGGCTCGAACTCGACGACAGCCCGGCCTCGTTGGCGGCTCTCGATCAGTTGCCGCCGCGCTGGCGCGACGACCCCGAGGAGCTGCCCTGGCTGGGCAACGACGCCGGGTTGTACCTCGGGACGGTCCTGGTGCGGAACGTCCCCGGCGCGGCCTGGAACATCTGGCCCAGTGGGCGGCCCGTGGTGCGGCTCGCCTCCGGAAGGGAGATCGATGTGGTCGAGGCCGGGCTGGACTGGGCGATGGCCGGCAGTCCCGAACTCTCGCAGGTGTACTCGGAGTCGGCCGAAGGGTAG
- a CDS encoding amino acid ABC transporter ATP-binding protein: MAVDPLIELRDVNKYYGQLHVLRDINLTVGRGEVVVVIGPSGSGKSTLCRTINRLETIESGRIAIDGRPLPEEGKGLAQLRAEVGMVFQSFNLFAHRTVLANVSLAQLKVRKRKKDEADRRSRELLERVGLASQADKFPAQLSGGQQQRVAIARALAMDPKALLFDEPTSALDPEMINEVLEVMQQLARDGMTMVVVTHEMGFARSAANRVVFMADGRIVEDRTPEAFFTAPESDRAKDFLSKILKH; this comes from the coding sequence ATGGCCGTCGATCCGTTGATCGAGCTGCGGGACGTCAACAAGTACTACGGACAGTTGCACGTACTGCGGGACATCAATCTCACCGTCGGCCGCGGGGAGGTGGTGGTGGTCATCGGCCCCTCCGGCTCCGGCAAATCGACGCTCTGCCGGACCATCAACCGGCTGGAGACGATCGAGTCCGGCCGCATCGCGATCGACGGCAGACCCCTCCCGGAGGAGGGGAAGGGCCTCGCCCAGCTCCGGGCCGAAGTGGGCATGGTCTTCCAGTCGTTCAACCTGTTCGCGCACCGGACCGTGCTGGCCAACGTCTCGCTCGCCCAGCTCAAGGTCCGCAAGCGGAAGAAGGACGAGGCGGACCGGCGCTCCCGTGAACTGCTGGAGCGGGTCGGACTGGCCTCGCAGGCCGACAAGTTCCCCGCCCAGCTCTCCGGCGGTCAGCAGCAGCGGGTGGCCATCGCCCGCGCCCTCGCCATGGACCCCAAGGCGCTGCTCTTCGACGAGCCCACCTCGGCGCTGGACCCGGAGATGATCAACGAGGTGCTGGAGGTCATGCAGCAGCTCGCCCGGGACGGCATGACCATGGTCGTCGTCACGCACGAGATGGGCTTCGCCCGCTCCGCCGCCAACCGCGTGGTCTTCATGGCCGACGGACGCATCGTCGAGGACCGCACTCCCGAGGCGTTCTTCACCGCTCCGGAGAGCGACCGCGCCAAGGACTTCCTGTCCAAGATCCTCAAGCACTGA
- a CDS encoding glutamate ABC transporter substrate-binding protein, protein MRTRKALAACAGLLLAVLAAGCGKEGSPPVKGPKPEQLPVYKVDSGFRLPASPTWTKAKKRGYLRVGAKEDQPYLGERDPATGVYSGFDIEIAKMMSASLGFDPKTIRFKTIASANRETALQNGQIDYYVGTYTINAMRKKLVGFAGPYFMAGQGLLVRTDEHDINGPQDLAGKTVCSAAGSTPYQRIAADYPKAILVAYDTYSICVDNLLTYQVDAVTTDDAILLGFAAKAPKEMKVVGKPFSQEPYGIGVPRSDNALRFALNDALETNERNGNWKKAFEATLGLSGVPAPKPPPIDRYPAT, encoded by the coding sequence TTGCGTACGAGAAAAGCTCTGGCCGCCTGCGCCGGTCTCCTGCTGGCCGTGCTCGCCGCCGGTTGCGGCAAGGAGGGCAGCCCGCCGGTGAAGGGCCCGAAGCCCGAGCAACTGCCGGTCTACAAGGTCGACTCCGGCTTCCGGCTGCCCGCCTCGCCGACCTGGACGAAGGCGAAGAAGCGCGGCTACCTCCGGGTCGGGGCGAAGGAGGACCAGCCCTATCTGGGCGAGAGGGACCCGGCCACCGGTGTCTACTCCGGCTTCGACATCGAGATCGCCAAGATGATGTCGGCCTCGCTCGGGTTCGACCCGAAGACGATCCGTTTCAAGACCATCGCCTCCGCCAACCGCGAGACGGCGCTGCAGAACGGGCAGATCGACTACTACGTCGGCACCTACACCATCAACGCCATGCGCAAGAAGCTCGTCGGCTTCGCCGGTCCCTACTTCATGGCCGGACAGGGCCTCCTCGTCCGCACCGACGAGCACGACATCAACGGTCCGCAGGACCTGGCCGGCAAGACGGTCTGCTCGGCCGCGGGGTCGACCCCGTACCAGCGCATCGCCGCCGACTACCCGAAGGCGATCCTGGTCGCCTACGACACGTATTCGATCTGCGTCGACAATCTGCTGACCTACCAGGTCGACGCCGTCACCACCGACGACGCCATCCTGCTGGGCTTCGCGGCCAAGGCGCCCAAGGAGATGAAGGTCGTGGGCAAGCCGTTCTCCCAGGAGCCGTACGGCATCGGCGTCCCGCGCAGCGACAACGCGCTGCGGTTCGCCCTGAACGACGCCCTGGAGACGAACGAGAGGAACGGCAACTGGAAGAAGGCGTTCGAGGCCACACTCGGTCTGTCCGGGGTGCCCGCGCCGAAGCCGCCGCCCATCGACCGCTACCCGGCTACCTGA
- a CDS encoding amino acid ABC transporter permease, with amino-acid sequence MDVLTQNFSLYGKGFLGTVELTVYSSILALLLGFFMASCRVSPVGSLRVLGTVWVTVLRNTPLTLLFFAVLLGLPRFGLVLPFKVFAVLALGCYTSAFICEVLRSGINTVPTGQGEAARSLGMTFGQTLNTVVLPQAFRSVIPPIGSTLIALAKNSAIAGAFSVTELLGTYKTLNELGYSIIWTFVWIAVGYLIITLSISALFNVMEKRWGVAR; translated from the coding sequence ATGGACGTACTCACACAGAATTTCTCGCTCTACGGCAAGGGCTTCCTCGGCACGGTCGAGCTGACCGTCTACTCCTCGATCCTGGCCCTGCTCCTCGGCTTCTTCATGGCCTCCTGCCGGGTGTCCCCCGTCGGTTCGCTGCGCGTGCTCGGCACGGTCTGGGTGACGGTGCTGCGCAACACCCCGCTGACGCTGCTCTTCTTCGCGGTCCTGCTCGGACTGCCACGCTTCGGCCTGGTCCTTCCCTTCAAGGTCTTCGCGGTCCTCGCGCTCGGCTGCTACACCTCGGCGTTCATCTGCGAGGTGCTGCGCTCGGGCATCAACACCGTGCCGACGGGACAGGGAGAGGCGGCCCGCAGCCTCGGCATGACGTTCGGCCAGACGCTGAACACCGTGGTGCTGCCACAGGCGTTCCGGTCGGTGATCCCGCCGATCGGCTCCACCCTCATCGCCCTGGCCAAGAACTCGGCCATCGCCGGGGCGTTCAGCGTCACCGAACTGCTCGGCACCTACAAGACCCTCAACGAGCTGGGCTACAGCATCATCTGGACCTTCGTCTGGATCGCCGTCGGCTACCTGATCATCACCCTGTCCATCAGTGCGCTCTTCAACGTGATGGAGAAGCGCTGGGGAGTCGCCCGATGA
- a CDS encoding amino acid ABC transporter permease — translation MTTRTAPSATALYDIPGPATRKRHLMYGIVSTALILALFGWVVYLLFDTEQFTSAKWTPFEYQGIQELLLRGLGNTLKAFAYAAVLSLLLGAVLAVGRLSEHRAVRWIATVLVEFFRAMPVLVMIFFIFVALKVQPLPALVTGLTLYNGSVLAEVFRTGILSVERGQSEAAYALGLRKTQVTTFVLAPQAVRAMLPTIISQLVVALKDTSLGYLITYEEFLHAGKLIASNLDYDLPFIPVVMVISPIYIGMCMLLSWFATWVAKRERRNPKMKAVKIAPAEPGTLLPGVQ, via the coding sequence ATGACCACCCGCACCGCGCCGTCCGCCACCGCGCTCTACGACATCCCGGGCCCGGCGACCCGCAAGCGCCATCTGATGTACGGGATCGTCTCGACGGCCCTGATCCTCGCCCTGTTCGGCTGGGTCGTCTATCTGCTGTTCGACACCGAACAGTTCACCAGCGCCAAGTGGACACCCTTCGAGTACCAGGGCATCCAGGAACTGCTGCTGCGCGGACTGGGCAACACCCTCAAGGCGTTCGCGTACGCCGCGGTGCTCTCCCTCCTGCTGGGCGCCGTCCTCGCCGTCGGCCGGCTCTCCGAACACCGGGCCGTGCGCTGGATCGCGACGGTGCTCGTGGAGTTCTTCCGGGCCATGCCCGTCCTGGTGATGATCTTCTTCATCTTCGTGGCGCTGAAGGTGCAGCCGCTGCCCGCCCTGGTCACCGGTCTGACCCTGTACAACGGCTCGGTGCTCGCCGAGGTGTTCCGCACCGGGATCCTCTCGGTGGAGCGCGGCCAGTCCGAGGCCGCGTACGCCCTGGGGTTGCGCAAGACGCAGGTCACCACCTTCGTACTGGCCCCGCAGGCGGTGCGCGCCATGCTGCCCACGATCATCAGCCAGCTGGTCGTGGCGCTGAAGGACACCTCGCTCGGCTATCTGATCACCTACGAGGAATTTCTCCACGCGGGCAAGCTCATCGCGTCCAACCTCGACTACGATCTTCCCTTCATCCCCGTGGTGATGGTGATCTCGCCGATCTACATCGGGATGTGCATGCTGCTCTCCTGGTTCGCGACCTGGGTGGCCAAGCGGGAACGGCGCAATCCGAAGATGAAGGCCGTGAAGATCGCACCGGCCGAACCAGGAACGCTGCTGCCGGGAGTGCAGTAG